A genomic window from Terrirubrum flagellatum includes:
- the nac gene encoding nitrogen assimilation transcriptional regulator NAC: MNVDFKKLKSFVKVVDAGSVSRAAGILRTAQPALSHQIAALETHFKHKLLIRSNHGITPTEAGRILYRHAQALLKQIEQARVDMDLSAGSVAGRVSIGLATYSSSSALSLPLLKAMKERHPQIVVHINDSFGHVLSELIMIGKMDMAVIYGSGPIKGVAMQPLFSEELVLVSPPGTYPEASNDPLPLSALADVDLLLPSSGHFLRRVIDEGLARARINPRVASEIESVSSLGAAVLDGLGATILPGSVASSSQSFNGARVRRLVRPAMTAAVSLCVSDHLPLSEPALAARSVLLDLVGRLAQDASWRLKPVA; encoded by the coding sequence ATGAACGTCGACTTCAAGAAGCTGAAGAGCTTCGTCAAGGTGGTCGACGCCGGCAGCGTGTCGCGCGCAGCCGGCATCCTTCGCACGGCTCAGCCCGCGCTTTCCCACCAGATTGCGGCGCTCGAAACCCACTTCAAGCACAAGCTCCTCATTCGCAGCAACCATGGCATTACCCCGACCGAGGCTGGCCGAATCCTCTACCGCCACGCGCAGGCGCTTCTGAAACAGATCGAACAGGCGCGCGTGGACATGGACTTGTCTGCGGGCTCGGTCGCCGGTCGGGTCTCGATCGGCCTTGCAACCTATTCAAGCTCGAGCGCGCTTTCTCTGCCCCTACTGAAGGCGATGAAAGAGCGTCATCCCCAGATCGTCGTCCATATCAATGACAGCTTCGGCCATGTGCTGAGCGAACTCATCATGATCGGCAAGATGGACATGGCCGTGATTTATGGCTCCGGCCCCATCAAGGGCGTCGCGATGCAGCCGCTGTTCAGCGAGGAGCTTGTCCTGGTGTCGCCGCCGGGAACCTATCCCGAGGCGTCGAACGACCCTTTGCCCCTCTCGGCTTTGGCCGATGTCGATCTGCTCCTTCCCAGCAGTGGTCATTTCCTTCGCCGTGTGATCGATGAGGGCCTCGCGCGGGCGCGCATCAATCCCCGCGTGGCGTCGGAAATCGAGTCGGTGTCTTCATTGGGAGCCGCCGTTCTTGACGGCCTCGGCGCAACCATATTGCCCGGGTCCGTCGCCAGCAGTTCACAAAGCTTCAATGGCGCGCGCGTGCGACGGCTGGTGCGGCCCGCAATGACGGCGGCGGTGTCTCTTTGCGTCTCCGACCACTTGCCATTGTCAGAGCCGGCGCTTGCCGCACGCTCCGTGCTGCTCGATCTGGTTGGCCGCCTGGCGCAAGACGCGTCTTGGCGGCTCAAACCTGTCGCCTGA
- a CDS encoding HpcH/HpaI aldolase family protein — protein MNGAKLRERLSHGECISMLTTHFPSPGHAVRLTELGADSIFLDCEHGTWSFEDIRLTAQAIRGAGGAAIVRPDCHQRSLLIRYLNAGADALMVPMIENAVQARAIVDAVRYGCYSDHEKRLVIAMIETMGAIEQLEEILSVDGIDIFFVGPGDLSQNMGFAPAPALGQPRPESVVRKVGEAVAKIRAAGKIAGTLATLEELPTWRKSGVQFFYIHSDPFLRRGMNEVHQLLK, from the coding sequence ATGAACGGAGCCAAGCTGCGCGAGCGCCTGAGCCACGGCGAATGCATCAGCATGCTGACGACGCATTTCCCCTCGCCCGGACATGCGGTGCGACTAACCGAGCTCGGCGCGGATTCAATTTTTCTTGATTGCGAGCACGGCACATGGAGCTTCGAGGATATCCGGCTGACGGCTCAAGCGATCCGCGGGGCTGGCGGCGCGGCAATCGTGCGGCCTGACTGCCATCAGCGCTCTCTCCTCATCCGATACCTCAACGCCGGCGCCGACGCGCTCATGGTTCCGATGATTGAGAATGCAGTGCAAGCGCGCGCAATTGTCGATGCAGTTCGATACGGCTGCTACTCAGACCACGAGAAGCGGCTTGTGATTGCCATGATAGAAACGATGGGAGCGATCGAGCAGCTCGAGGAAATACTATCTGTCGATGGAATTGACATCTTCTTTGTGGGACCTGGCGATCTGTCACAAAACATGGGCTTCGCTCCCGCTCCAGCGTTAGGACAACCTCGCCCGGAATCTGTTGTCAGGAAAGTCGGCGAAGCAGTTGCCAAGATTCGCGCCGCCGGAAAAATCGCGGGGACACTCGCCACTCTCGAAGAACTGCCCACATGGCGCAAAAGCGGCGTACAATTCTTTTATATTCACTCCGATCCCTTCCTCCGCAGGGGGATGAACGAGGTCCATCAACTTCTCAAATGA
- a CDS encoding M20/M25/M40 family metallo-hydrolase has protein sequence MERDYASEIATITRHSAFQAAVEKLDADHDRTVADIITLTEIPSPPFKEARRAAAYLEMLRAHGLEDVEQDEIGNVMGLRRGAGNGALIVVAAHLDTVFPEGTDVTVRREGDKLYAPGVGDDTRSLAVLLAFIRAMDEAGVRTRNDILFVGDVGEEGLGDLRGVRHLFTKGRYRDKIEAFITVDSPNMDKIVVAGVGSKRYSIRFKGPGGHSFKAFGIVNPMYAMAQAIVELGRIQAPETPRTTFCASIVGGGTSVNAIPEETWIDIDLRSESAEELAKLDARCREIVASAVEQENATRSTSDGAITVEIRTVGDRPAGATHMDADIVQYATTAYQAHGFAPKHEASSTDANIPMSLGIPAIKIGSGGTGGRAHSLGEWIDVEKTASLSGMTASLATILAVAGFICE, from the coding sequence ATGGAGCGTGATTACGCCTCGGAAATCGCGACGATCACCCGCCATTCAGCCTTCCAAGCGGCCGTCGAAAAGCTCGACGCCGATCACGACCGGACCGTCGCCGACATTATCACGCTGACCGAAATTCCGTCTCCGCCTTTCAAGGAGGCCAGGCGCGCCGCCGCTTATCTCGAAATGCTGCGCGCGCACGGGCTCGAGGATGTCGAGCAGGATGAGATCGGGAATGTCATGGGCCTGAGGCGCGGCGCAGGCAACGGGGCATTGATAGTCGTCGCCGCTCATCTCGATACGGTCTTCCCGGAAGGAACCGACGTCACCGTGCGCCGCGAGGGCGACAAGCTCTACGCGCCGGGAGTTGGCGACGACACGCGGAGTCTTGCCGTACTGTTGGCCTTCATCCGCGCGATGGACGAGGCTGGCGTCCGCACGCGCAACGATATCCTGTTTGTTGGCGATGTCGGCGAGGAAGGTCTGGGCGATCTGCGCGGCGTCCGCCACCTCTTCACCAAGGGCCGGTATCGCGACAAGATCGAAGCATTCATAACCGTCGATAGTCCCAACATGGACAAGATCGTCGTCGCCGGCGTTGGTTCGAAACGCTATTCCATCAGGTTCAAGGGACCGGGCGGACACAGCTTCAAGGCGTTCGGCATCGTGAACCCGATGTACGCGATGGCGCAGGCGATCGTGGAGCTCGGCCGCATCCAGGCGCCGGAGACGCCTCGCACCACCTTTTGCGCCTCCATTGTCGGCGGCGGAACCTCGGTTAACGCCATCCCCGAGGAGACCTGGATCGACATCGATCTGCGATCGGAATCGGCTGAAGAGCTTGCGAAACTGGACGCCCGCTGCCGCGAGATTGTGGCCAGCGCTGTTGAGCAGGAAAACGCTACTCGCTCGACCAGCGACGGCGCGATCACGGTCGAAATCCGCACGGTGGGGGATCGTCCCGCCGGCGCCACGCACATGGACGCCGATATCGTGCAGTATGCGACCACAGCTTACCAGGCGCATGGCTTTGCGCCGAAGCATGAGGCGTCATCCACCGACGCCAATATCCCGATGAGTCTCGGCATACCCGCGATCAAGATCGGGTCGGGTGGAACCGGTGGCCGGGCGCATTCGCTCGGCGAGTGGATCGATGTCGAGAAAACCGCCAGCCTGTCCGGCATGACCGCCAGCCTTGCCACAATCCTTGCTGTGGCTGGCTTCATTTGCGAATAG
- a CDS encoding ABC transporter ATP-binding protein codes for MTGLPILDITGLTKFYGAVQAVAGVDLQVHRGEICGLIGPNGSGKSTFFDCASGLTRPNSGGVKLDGQNIAGWSLNRIAREGRMLRSFQKTVTFGALNVEENLVIAGQMFTFPSLWSTFGIGASSRTRIEGLRERAREFIRLTGLWEVRNQPAGNLSGGQQKLIQFASMLMPEPKLILLDEPMAGINPKLIERVVDSIRYANTQLGVSFLIVEHNIDVITSLCRRVVVFDQGRKLAEGPPDEIINNQAVREAYLGG; via the coding sequence ATGACTGGCCTTCCGATCCTCGACATCACGGGATTGACCAAGTTCTACGGCGCAGTCCAGGCCGTCGCCGGCGTCGACTTGCAGGTTCACCGCGGCGAGATCTGCGGCCTGATCGGCCCAAACGGATCGGGCAAGTCGACATTCTTTGACTGCGCGTCCGGCCTTACCCGCCCGAACAGCGGCGGCGTCAAGCTCGACGGGCAGAATATCGCCGGCTGGTCGCTCAACCGGATTGCAAGAGAAGGGCGTATGCTGCGCTCGTTCCAGAAGACCGTGACCTTCGGCGCGTTGAATGTGGAGGAAAATCTGGTCATCGCCGGCCAGATGTTCACTTTCCCTTCGCTCTGGTCGACATTCGGCATTGGCGCAAGCTCCCGCACACGCATTGAAGGCTTGCGCGAACGTGCGCGCGAATTCATCCGCCTTACGGGCCTCTGGGAGGTCCGCAATCAGCCCGCAGGAAATCTTTCGGGCGGCCAGCAAAAGCTGATTCAATTCGCCTCGATGCTGATGCCGGAGCCGAAGCTCATCTTGCTTGATGAGCCCATGGCGGGCATCAATCCCAAGCTGATCGAACGTGTCGTCGACAGCATCAGATACGCCAACACTCAGCTTGGCGTCAGCTTTCTCATCGTCGAGCACAATATCGACGTCATCACGAGCCTCTGCCGACGCGTTGTCGTCTTCGATCAGGGCCGAAAACTCGCAGAGGGGCCGCCGGACGAGATCATAAACAATCAGGCGGTTCGGGAGGCCTATCTCGGTGGCTGA
- a CDS encoding ABC transporter ATP-binding protein, whose product MAEPQADARLDIKDLRAGYGSLDILNGVDLSVPQGQFVALMGPNGAGKSTLLKTLFGMTTIKGGTISCRGKELAGLSSRAILGEGVSFVPQGRCNFPVMTVDENLQMAAFTLRDAKVKPERDYVYDLFPILKQRRNTLAGNMSGGEQQLLEVAMAVLQRPRILLVDEPSVGLSPAAIGIVFDELLRINAAGQTILLVEQNTKKAMQVAHRAVILRLGKVIWDGRPSEITHDELGELFLTGKMRGETHAAH is encoded by the coding sequence GTGGCTGAACCACAGGCGGACGCTCGGCTCGACATCAAAGATCTACGCGCGGGCTATGGCTCGCTCGACATCCTGAACGGCGTCGATCTTTCCGTGCCGCAGGGCCAATTCGTCGCGCTGATGGGACCGAATGGGGCCGGCAAGTCGACGCTCCTGAAGACTTTGTTCGGCATGACCACGATCAAGGGCGGCACGATCTCTTGCCGCGGCAAGGAACTCGCCGGCCTGTCCTCTCGGGCCATCCTTGGCGAAGGCGTCTCATTCGTCCCTCAGGGGCGCTGCAACTTTCCCGTGATGACAGTCGACGAAAACCTGCAGATGGCGGCCTTCACGCTCCGCGACGCCAAGGTCAAGCCGGAGCGGGACTATGTGTACGACCTGTTCCCGATCCTGAAGCAGCGGCGCAATACACTGGCGGGCAACATGTCCGGCGGCGAGCAACAGCTCCTCGAGGTCGCGATGGCTGTGCTGCAACGGCCGCGCATCCTGCTCGTTGATGAACCTTCCGTCGGCCTCTCTCCGGCGGCGATTGGAATAGTCTTCGACGAACTCTTGCGGATCAACGCGGCCGGGCAGACGATTTTGCTGGTCGAGCAGAATACGAAGAAAGCCATGCAGGTGGCGCATCGCGCCGTCATCCTGCGATTGGGAAAGGTCATCTGGGACGGGAGGCCCAGCGAGATCACCCATGATGAGCTGGGCGAGCTGTTCCTCACCGGGAAAATGCGGGGCGAGACACACGCAGCCCACTAA
- a CDS encoding hydantoinase B/oxoprolinase family protein — MSKLRQDFNDPINLQVMWNRLIFIADQADTVLGRTAFSPIVRENHDYVTVLLDSRGRALAQCTWSIPVFITSLPVAAQKYFLPKFPTGALEEGDVLATNDPEIGTGHLPDVTMITPIFKNGKVVAYAGSIAHLPDIGGAPLHSEATDIYEEGIRFPIVKLHRAGAPNQDVLDIIAASVRLPVEVMGDLESMVAANAVMGRELLKFLDEYELDEVDGLADAIHSRSETRMRDAIRAWPNGRYEAEVLLDGYEADIKLKTTVNVTDDSVHVDYSGSSDQVLHSINCRTNYRYAHSVYALKCLLDPETPNNEGCITPITDEAPIGSILNPETWTAGNSRNLIGHVIPSLIFKALEKIVPDKVMGDSGGAPIWAANCVGRRDDGSQYGSVQNFHGGQGARAELDGLDTLSFPSNCKVTAIEMFEIAVPVLTECKELIPDSGGAGRHRGGLGQRVVLRNLAKTPMSVYLASERVRHPCFGVVGGQAGSHGSVKKNGKPQFPKGKVTLKTGDRLQVETPGGGGWGLASERASVHIANDTAEGLITSEAARKIYGRAQLAAAE, encoded by the coding sequence ATGTCCAAGCTTCGCCAGGATTTCAACGATCCCATCAATTTGCAGGTGATGTGGAACCGCTTGATCTTCATCGCCGACCAGGCCGACACGGTCCTCGGCCGGACCGCTTTCTCGCCAATCGTGCGAGAGAACCACGATTACGTGACGGTGCTGCTCGACAGCCGTGGGCGCGCGCTCGCGCAATGCACCTGGTCGATCCCCGTCTTTATCACTTCGTTGCCTGTCGCAGCGCAGAAGTATTTTCTGCCGAAATTTCCCACCGGGGCCCTTGAAGAAGGCGATGTTCTCGCGACCAACGACCCCGAAATCGGCACCGGACACCTGCCCGATGTCACAATGATCACGCCGATCTTCAAGAACGGAAAGGTTGTCGCCTATGCCGGTTCGATCGCTCATTTGCCAGATATCGGCGGCGCGCCGCTTCATTCTGAAGCGACTGACATCTACGAGGAAGGCATCCGCTTCCCGATTGTAAAGCTTCATCGCGCCGGCGCGCCGAACCAGGACGTGCTTGATATCATCGCCGCCTCTGTTCGACTCCCCGTCGAGGTGATGGGCGATCTTGAATCGATGGTCGCGGCCAATGCGGTCATGGGCCGCGAACTTCTGAAATTTCTCGACGAATACGAATTGGACGAAGTTGACGGCCTTGCCGATGCAATCCATTCGCGGTCAGAGACGAGAATGCGAGACGCGATCCGCGCCTGGCCAAACGGCCGTTATGAAGCCGAAGTTCTTCTCGATGGCTACGAGGCGGATATCAAGCTGAAAACCACGGTGAACGTGACCGACGACTCCGTGCATGTCGACTATAGCGGCTCATCGGATCAGGTGCTGCATTCCATCAATTGCCGCACAAACTATCGCTACGCTCATTCAGTCTATGCATTAAAGTGCCTTCTCGATCCGGAAACTCCCAACAACGAAGGCTGCATCACTCCGATCACCGATGAGGCGCCAATCGGCTCCATCCTCAACCCCGAGACCTGGACGGCCGGAAACTCTCGCAATCTTATTGGCCACGTCATTCCATCGCTCATCTTCAAGGCGCTCGAAAAGATCGTGCCCGACAAGGTGATGGGTGATAGCGGCGGCGCGCCCATCTGGGCGGCCAATTGCGTGGGACGACGCGACGATGGGTCCCAATATGGATCCGTGCAGAATTTTCACGGCGGCCAAGGCGCGCGCGCCGAGCTTGATGGTCTCGACACGTTGAGCTTCCCTTCGAACTGCAAGGTGACCGCTATCGAAATGTTCGAAATCGCTGTGCCAGTCCTCACCGAATGCAAGGAGTTGATCCCTGACTCCGGTGGCGCGGGCCGGCATCGCGGCGGCCTTGGGCAGCGCGTGGTCCTTCGCAATCTCGCGAAGACTCCTATGAGCGTCTATCTCGCATCGGAACGTGTGCGACACCCCTGCTTCGGCGTGGTCGGTGGACAGGCAGGCTCTCACGGCAGCGTCAAGAAGAACGGCAAACCGCAATTTCCGAAAGGCAAGGTGACGCTGAAGACCGGAGATCGCCTTCAGGTTGAAACGCCGGGCGGCGGCGGGTGGGGCCTAGCGTCCGAACGAGCGAGCGTCCACATCGCCAACGATACGGCCGAGGGTTTAATAACGAGCGAGGCTGCGCGAAAAATCTATGGCCGCGCTCAATTAGCGGCGGCCGAGTGA
- a CDS encoding hydantoinase/oxoprolinase family protein → MAKLAFDTGGTFTDFALLDDAGGVHLHKVLSTPLNPAEAVVQGVSELLDRFADVINIGKLQILGATTVVTNAVLERKGVETGFITTAGFQDMLRIRNEGRYDLYDLNIRYPEPLVTRANSFGATERVAADGQVMTALEEDSIREIAGRLREKGVRSVAVCLLHAYKYPAHEQRVAALLREEQPDIFVSLSSSVCPEMREFDRASTTVVNAYTRPQMASHVAHLQREFAAKGITRQVLWMTSSGGLVPSRRAAELPVRLIESGPAAGAVAAAEFGRIAGEESVLSFDMGGTTAKLCLIPGGEPTVGTDLEVAHYQRFRKGSGFPLKIQSIQMIEIGAGGGSIASKNALGLLNVGPQSAGALPGPAAYQRGGTEPTVTDADILLGYMGTESFVGGSFKVSKQAAQVAVQKLADELRVSVTRCAYGIHDLVNESMSKAAAMHATDLGVDPRALPMVAFGGAGPVHAYGIARKLGIKRIICPTGAGVTSAIGLIIAPVAVDLSASAPMALANWDDAEVKRLLGDLATEGAEVVAAAGVPRDSIANRYTVDMRYVGQGHEITVTLPAIEQPREAFLAELVGNFTKLYRELFGRTVNAELEVITWRLRASGSKDKVTRPHVASAAQALKGRRSVYFHEIGDSVETPVFDHYSLPVGEVVQGPAIIEQRESTAVVGPSGSAHVDAHGNLIINLR, encoded by the coding sequence ATGGCCAAGCTGGCATTCGATACCGGTGGCACCTTCACCGATTTCGCCCTTCTGGACGATGCTGGCGGCGTCCATCTTCATAAAGTGCTCAGCACACCGCTCAATCCCGCCGAGGCCGTGGTTCAGGGAGTCTCCGAGCTGCTCGACCGCTTTGCGGACGTCATCAACATCGGCAAACTCCAAATCCTCGGCGCGACGACAGTTGTGACCAACGCCGTGCTCGAACGAAAAGGGGTCGAGACCGGCTTCATCACCACTGCCGGATTTCAGGACATGCTGCGCATTCGAAACGAAGGACGCTACGATCTGTATGACCTGAATATTCGGTATCCGGAGCCGCTCGTTACGCGCGCCAATAGTTTTGGCGCGACGGAACGCGTGGCGGCCGATGGCCAGGTGATGACGGCGCTTGAAGAGGATTCGATCCGCGAGATCGCCGGGCGCCTGCGAGAAAAAGGCGTGCGATCGGTCGCTGTGTGCCTGCTTCACGCATACAAATATCCCGCGCATGAGCAGCGCGTGGCGGCGCTTCTGAGAGAGGAGCAGCCGGACATTTTCGTTTCGCTCTCATCCTCGGTATGTCCCGAGATGCGCGAGTTCGACCGCGCATCGACGACTGTCGTCAACGCTTATACGCGTCCACAAATGGCGAGCCACGTCGCGCACCTCCAGCGCGAATTCGCCGCGAAGGGAATTACCAGGCAAGTGCTTTGGATGACCTCCTCGGGCGGACTCGTTCCGAGCCGGCGCGCGGCTGAGCTGCCAGTGCGTCTGATCGAGTCAGGCCCTGCGGCCGGAGCTGTGGCGGCCGCCGAATTCGGACGCATCGCTGGCGAGGAAAGCGTACTGTCATTCGATATGGGCGGGACGACGGCCAAGCTCTGCCTCATTCCCGGCGGCGAACCGACAGTCGGAACGGATCTCGAAGTCGCGCACTACCAGCGTTTCCGGAAGGGGTCCGGATTTCCGCTCAAGATTCAGTCCATCCAGATGATCGAGATCGGCGCCGGCGGCGGCTCGATCGCCTCGAAGAACGCGCTTGGCCTGCTCAATGTCGGCCCGCAATCGGCCGGCGCCTTGCCGGGGCCAGCCGCCTATCAACGCGGCGGGACGGAGCCAACCGTCACCGACGCCGACATCCTTCTCGGCTATATGGGCACGGAGTCCTTCGTTGGAGGGTCCTTCAAGGTTTCAAAGCAGGCCGCGCAAGTTGCGGTGCAGAAGCTTGCGGACGAGCTCCGCGTGTCGGTAACGCGATGCGCTTACGGCATTCACGACCTCGTCAATGAATCCATGAGCAAGGCCGCCGCCATGCACGCCACGGATCTTGGCGTTGATCCGCGCGCGCTGCCGATGGTCGCTTTCGGCGGCGCTGGTCCCGTGCATGCCTATGGCATTGCTCGCAAGCTTGGAATCAAACGCATCATTTGCCCGACCGGAGCTGGCGTGACCTCCGCGATTGGCCTGATCATCGCCCCCGTCGCCGTCGACCTCTCCGCCAGCGCGCCAATGGCGCTTGCGAATTGGGACGACGCTGAGGTCAAGCGTCTGCTCGGCGATCTGGCAACGGAGGGAGCGGAAGTCGTCGCGGCGGCAGGCGTTCCCCGCGATTCAATCGCCAATCGTTACACCGTCGACATGCGCTATGTGGGGCAGGGACACGAAATCACCGTGACCCTCCCGGCGATTGAGCAACCGCGTGAAGCATTCCTGGCCGAACTCGTCGGCAACTTCACCAAGCTCTACCGCGAATTGTTTGGCCGCACCGTCAACGCCGAACTCGAAGTCATCACCTGGCGGCTGCGAGCCTCCGGAAGCAAGGACAAAGTAACACGTCCGCATGTCGCGTCCGCCGCGCAAGCGCTCAAAGGGCGCCGATCGGTTTATTTTCACGAGATCGGCGACAGCGTCGAGACCCCTGTCTTCGACCATTACAGTCTTCCCGTCGGTGAAGTCGTGCAGGGGCCGGCCATCATCGAACAAAGAGAATCGACGGCTGTCGTTGGCCCAAGCGGAAGCGCGCATGTGGATGCGCATGGCAACCTGATCATCAACCTCCGCTGA
- a CDS encoding SDR family oxidoreductase: MGLLERKIALVTGAGSGIGRETAILLAAEGATVVLAGRRREPLDNAVDVIAKQGGKAIARPLDISSRNEIVACIAAVETDIGAIDILVNNAGSASKILNPRYLSEAEWNSVMNVNLTAVFNLSQAVLPAMIARGGGTIITISSLAALNPNLLGGAAYGAAKAGVHNFMGFLHNTFRNQGIRATTILPGETDTPIMNNRARPPSPEERNVMLEAQDVARAVLLCASLRDGAMIPELHICPTRQRDISADLETARWVGAPHDASGGPHK, encoded by the coding sequence ATGGGACTGCTTGAAAGGAAAATCGCCCTGGTGACGGGCGCCGGCTCGGGAATTGGGCGCGAAACCGCGATCCTGTTGGCGGCGGAGGGCGCGACCGTTGTGCTTGCCGGTCGACGACGTGAACCCCTCGACAATGCGGTGGATGTGATTGCGAAGCAAGGCGGGAAAGCGATCGCCAGACCGCTCGACATCAGCTCGCGCAATGAGATTGTGGCATGCATCGCAGCCGTGGAGACTGACATCGGCGCCATCGACATCCTGGTGAACAATGCGGGCAGCGCCAGCAAGATTCTGAATCCGCGCTATCTCTCCGAGGCGGAGTGGAACAGCGTTATGAACGTCAACCTCACCGCTGTCTTCAATCTGAGCCAGGCGGTTCTGCCTGCGATGATCGCGCGCGGCGGAGGCACGATCATCACGATCTCTTCGCTCGCCGCGCTCAATCCCAATTTGCTGGGGGGCGCAGCTTATGGCGCGGCCAAGGCGGGCGTGCACAACTTCATGGGTTTCCTGCACAACACGTTTCGCAACCAAGGCATCCGCGCAACGACCATTCTTCCCGGAGAAACCGATACGCCGATCATGAATAACCGGGCGCGGCCGCCCTCGCCGGAGGAGCGCAATGTTATGCTCGAAGCCCAAGATGTTGCTCGCGCAGTGCTTCTCTGCGCCAGCTTGCGGGACGGCGCCATGATTCCGGAGTTGCATATTTGCCCCACGCGCCAACGCGACATCTCGGCTGATCTCGAAACCGCCCGCTGGGTCGGCGCGCCTCACGATGCGAGCGGTGGTCCGCACAAATAA
- a CDS encoding branched-chain amino acid ABC transporter permease → MSANEALTASKGRDLGPLVGGAFAILAICAPLFLGDYALHAVIISLIFLLPAHGLNLLVGYTGLLSLAQAAFFGVGAYVSALMATSWGAPFYLNLVGAALAAATLALPLAVPALRLRATSFVMCTLGFVIIGQAIAKNWISVTRGDMGLSAIPKPYFALGAGSFTISSTVAFYYLALAIAALATLLVWMIVSSPAGRNMVAIRENETLAESVGIPTWRYKLVVFVISAAFAGAGGSVYAHYLTVVSPLTFQMSYSTLMLIIVLGGGPGTISGVVFGSFLFVGLSEALRIAPELRMIAYGCCLLALVFWFPKGFAPLIDRFWTLIRGRA, encoded by the coding sequence ATGTCGGCGAACGAAGCTCTGACCGCATCAAAAGGGCGAGACCTCGGTCCGCTTGTCGGCGGCGCTTTCGCGATTCTTGCGATTTGCGCGCCGCTGTTCCTCGGCGACTACGCGTTGCACGCCGTCATCATCTCGCTGATTTTTTTGCTTCCCGCCCATGGCTTGAACCTGCTTGTCGGTTATACCGGCCTCCTCTCCCTCGCTCAGGCCGCGTTCTTCGGCGTAGGCGCCTATGTCTCGGCATTGATGGCGACCAGTTGGGGAGCGCCATTCTATCTCAATCTTGTCGGCGCAGCCTTGGCCGCAGCCACGTTGGCGCTTCCCCTTGCGGTTCCCGCGCTGAGACTGCGCGCGACCTCCTTTGTCATGTGCACGCTTGGCTTCGTCATCATCGGGCAGGCGATCGCCAAGAACTGGATAAGCGTCACACGCGGCGACATGGGCCTTTCGGCTATTCCAAAGCCCTACTTCGCGCTGGGCGCCGGCTCTTTTACGATCAGCAGCACGGTCGCATTCTACTACCTCGCGCTCGCGATCGCAGCGCTGGCGACGCTGCTGGTTTGGATGATCGTGTCGTCTCCTGCTGGCCGCAACATGGTCGCCATCCGCGAGAACGAAACGTTGGCCGAGTCTGTCGGGATCCCGACCTGGCGATACAAGCTCGTGGTCTTCGTCATCAGCGCCGCCTTCGCGGGCGCCGGCGGCAGCGTCTATGCGCATTATCTGACGGTGGTCAGTCCCCTCACCTTCCAGATGTCCTATTCGACGCTCATGTTGATCATCGTGCTTGGCGGCGGTCCGGGCACGATCTCTGGCGTCGTGTTCGGCAGCTTTCTTTTTGTTGGCCTGTCCGAGGCCCTGCGCATCGCGCCGGAGCTGCGGATGATCGCCTATGGCTGTTGCCTGCTCGCACTGGTCTTTTGGTTCCCGAAGGGATTTGCGCCACTGATTGATCGGTTCTGGACGCTGATTCGGGGGCGGGCATGA